A segment of the Phalacrocorax aristotelis chromosome 5, bGulAri2.1, whole genome shotgun sequence genome:
TTTGCCTCTGGctgtttcctgcttttccattattaatttgatttaaaattgtTGATATGATACTGTCTCAAGGCAACTTTGTGTCGAGTTATTTTCCTGCATCCCCAGTATAAGTGGGTAGTAGCTCTTGCTTTATGCTATTCCTATTATTCTTTTTGTGTGTAGGATGTTAATGTATTTTCAATAACAACATTGTTAAACTGTCATCTAAGAAACATGTAAATCTATTAATCTCTCTGTTGATATATGATATGAGTTTTCTGCTATCAGGAAATCTTTCTtgtgaaaaggaattttaatgaGATCATAtacaatgccttttttttaagatgtatttgtttaaaagatGTAGATTTGATCTTTATGGTAAATAGctgaaaaacactgttttatCTGCAATGTGGGCTTGGTCTGGGAGACACTAAAATGAcatacagttaaaaatattgGCTCAAGCAAGGATATATGAGTCAGTGAAGTCTGAAAGTGTTCTGCTTGCCTAGGCTGGTGGCTGGTATGCAGATATTGTGAAAAAGGATTTatgtaatttagaaattaatCATGGGCTGTAATTAAATCTTGATTGCAAtaaatttgctttctgtgaaatCTCAGATTCATAAATACCAGATTGTTTCAGCAagaacaaaaatgcagaatgaGGTTGTAACTACGTGGCTGTATTGCCTGCAGCAGAACTGCTAGAGATGAAGTGTTTCTGGGTTTCTACAAGAAACCCTTTTGCCTACTTTTGGCTGGAGTGCACCCAGTTGCTAAAAGAAAGGGCTAATTtgtaatgaataatttattcacaagcttcatctttctttccttttctgctcccagGAGGGTTCGTTTAGATATTAgaaatgtgttttggtttgtgacTGGTATCAGTGTAGAATTTGAGCTACAAAGTGTTCAGGACATTTGTGCAGTGTTTTGTACTTGGGTCACCTACATGTGCTGATGAGGTCCTTGTGCTTACGCTGGAGCGTAACTGTAAAACTTAATCTCTAAATACTTGCTGATGGGCTTAGATTGGGAACACTTGATAGCTGAATCCCACAGATGTTTTTCAGGGAAACTTGAACACATGAAGTGTTCCTACCTTGCTGGAGCTGTACTTGTGTAGAATTATTTGTTTTGGATTAACTTTTGCTCTAAGACCTGTGACAGTGTGTTTCCCTTAAGGCCCTGCCTCTTGCAGTTTGGGAATCTCCacttaaaagcaagaaaaaacctAAAGCTTGCTGCAAGCCCTTCATATGGCCAGCAAGTCACAAATTTCAGCTACAAAATCTACAAATCTGAAGACAACAATCTTTACCTATTCTATAATTTTTTCTGGTCTTTTAGCTTTCTGGGGTTTGATGGTCAAATATTTGAATGCTAAGAATCACTGGTGTCAGTGATGACTTTGATGCTGTTCCAGGCACTGAACCCTCAAGCGGCAGAGGAACTCCAATGCTACAAAACTGTTGAATCAGGGAGTACTTAATGCTGCAGAAAATGCTTCAGGAGCACCACTCGTGTCACTGTTGGAGTTGGCTTATCCATGTTAATGCATAtctttgtgttttctgccaGTGCCACATGATTGCATTTTGCTAGTGTGAATGCCCTTAGGATATTTGTTCATGCACTCAGTACATCAGGAAAGTAACTGTATTTGTTTCTTAGAGCTGGCCATTGCAATCGGGTTTGTCTGCTAAATGCAGCCGCTTGGGGAACAGAGGCAGTATCACATGGTTGGTGATGGATTGCAATGAATGTACTGAATGAGTGTGGCAGGttgaccccagctggcagctaagtCCCTACCCACTCGCTTGCTCACCCCTGCCCCTAGTGGGATGATGGAGAAAATGTgaagggcaaaagcaagaaaaaaactcttctggactgagataaagacagtttagtaagtgaagggtaaaaaaaaaaaaaaaaagaaaaatagcaatgcAAAAGCAGTTACTCGCCACCAGCCTGGCCAGTCCCTGACCAATGGCTACTTTTGAAAAACTCCccccagttttattgctgagcatggtgTCATATGGCACGGAAcgtccctttggtcagttggggttggctctcccagctgtgtcccctcccggtCTGTTGCCCAGCCCACTTGCTGGGGACACAGCATGAGAAGCAGAGAAGTCCTTGAcgctgtgcaagcactgctcagcaatagctgaAACATCCTTGTGTTGCCAACATTCTTTTGGTGGCTGAtctgaaacacagcactatgctgGCTGCTTTGAAGAACACtgactctgtcccagccaaacccagtaCAGCAATTTATTATTTGAAACAGCAAGCTGCACATTTAAATAAACTTGATGAAATGAATTATATACCTAAGAAGAGACTGCAAGTGATGAAATGGAGAATTCGCTTAGAAATGGTTGCTCAGTTTGGCTGGAAGCAGACTTGAAGGGGGTGATGAATGATGCTTGAAGATGCTGACAGATGCTTGCAGATAAACTTTTGTGAGTTTGTTGCGAAATCAGACCAAAGGGTTCAAGGGTTTCCTCCAAGTGTAAATGGAGGAAGAAGTGTTGCAGTAACTCTGTGAACCAGGGAGGATCAGTTAGCTTTCTGCAGACGGGGTGCAAAAGATGTGTTACATGATAGGGAACCTAGATCAGATTCCTGTTCCCTTAgtggtgctgcaggaggtgggGTTTTAAGCTTTGTGTACATGCATGTACAAGGGGGGGTTGATGATAACAGTAGAGCTACAAGAATTTAAGATACAGACTTTGCAGCGCTGTCTCAGAAGGGTGGTGATTGAGCAAAGTGCCTACTGACTATGATCAGCCAGGATGTACTCTGGGTCCCCAGGTGGGCCGTAGGGTACAGGTATTTATCAGGAGTGGTCCCAGTTGCTGTGAACCTGCTGCCTGGGCTCACAGAGAGCTGGATCCATGACCTCTCCCCTGCAGGACACCGGGCTGTGTCTAGTTTGGATGGTTTTTGCCTGTGAGATACTGACAGGAGGGTAGACTGACAGGGCACAGGGCTGCGGCACGTGTGCCATGGCTTTCCTGCTCAGGCCTTTTCTGCTGTGGTTCAATCCTGGAGATGGTTTGCTCTATAAATCTATAATGAGAGACACATAAGAGGttcagcagctcttttctgtaCTGTTGCTTTCTCCTGTGTGGGTGTAGGTAATCACTACAGGTTGTTTGGACTCTATAATAGCTcatcttgctttcctttcctgtacTTGCTGAGTAGCTGAGGTTCCTCCTGTAGCTGCGACCAAGAAACACTGTTAACTTTGTTGCAGGAAGGACCAACGCCCACTGGGGCCAAGTGGTCCAGGGAGTCTATCAGAAACGAGGACTTGAGATGTGGGGAGCAGCTGGCCAGCCCCATGGCCTGTCTGCATCATGCAGTGCTCTGTATCTTGTCACTTTTGCACAGGTAGTGCACAGGATTAGCGCTCTATGCTCCAGTGCTCCAGCTGCCGAGGGGCTAACAGCCAGGGCGCTTGCTCCCCACTGTGGCTATCTCAGTAAtgggtgggcaggaggaggctgtagCACAGGTAGGAGATGGCAGCTGGGACTGCATGTCATGCAATGTCTAATCTGGAAGGCAGGGTCTGTGCTGTTCTCAATGCTGTGGGAAAGGGGTGGCTGGGGCAATGCTTGGTGGTGGGATTCAGACTAGTTCGGACAGGGTGGAAGGAGCTATCAAGCTGTTGCTGAGTTTCCTGTCCACTCCTAACTGTGCTTTTGCTGAGTGGTTGCCCGGAGGCATATGTGTatgtggaggaggagggatgggtacctgatttttgtgtttgaggGCTTCCCCTCAAGAGATGGGTTTGCAGAGGGCCTCCATCGTGTGGTGTGCTCTGAGGGACTGGAATGCTGCGGTGCTCTTTCCTTGTACATCTTTTTTAGATCCTCTTTCTACTATTTGCACTTATTTGTTCTCCCTGTTCTCAGGTAAACAATTTCTGCAGTCAGTGCCTCTGCCTCTTAGTGTGATCCCAAGTGAGCTGTTTCTAGGAGTGTTTCTAATGAGCATAATGGCTGCCTGCATCCCTCGTGTTGGTGGTGGGATTTTTTACAGAAACTGTGGCTATGTACCATCTGTTGAACCAGGACCAGAAGcaatttcattgttttcctttgcttcagtATACTGTCCAGTCCAACCTCAGGCACCAGATTGGTGTCTTTCAGCATCTGAAACTCTTTGTGGTTTCATATGTACCCTGAGACTTTTGCATCCCTTGCTAAATGCCAgactgctgctgtgcaggacaTGAGACAAAACAGCGCCTGGAATTGCCTGTTTGGCTAattcttggttttgttgctcATGACTAAAGCAATAATGTAAAATAGATGCTGATGTAAAGCTTGAGCTCACCGCCAGTGACTTTTTATCTAATTTCTGAAACCTTGTGTAACTGCTCAGATACTCAGAAAAATAGAGATGAAAATGACAGCTTCAGTATTTAAGAATCCTTGAAGCTTGTTTggacttctgctttttctggtttggatCTTACTGCCTCTGGTAAATCACAAAAATAGATACTAGATATTTTTATTGAGAGAAAGATTGTAACTTAGCAtgaactaaaaagaaaagtaatttctaaaaattcatGACTTATGTTCCTCTGAATACTCACCTTCTCATGAGTTGCAGCCAGAAACAACTCTTTGTGTTGAATGCTGAGGGCTGAGGTTGAAATAGCATTAAATGGAAATGCTGGCAATGTGACTGAATACCAGAAAGGCTGAGCCTACTTCAGCAGTGGAAGCCACTCTCAGTAAATGACAGTGTCACTGAAAACCaggaataaaactccttaacacTGGGCGTATTAAAGAGCAGGTGTTACTTTATTTGGCATTGGGTGCATGGGGCATCTCTCCGCCTAGCCTGCACACCTACTAAAgttcatttttacatttatacATGACAGTTAGAACACCTGTCTAATATATAATCATATACCTGACTGAGCCTCCTCTTATTCCATTGGCCTGTATCTTCTTCGCTTAAATTCAAAGCTACAGTGTGATATTAATTCAGTGCGCATGATCAAGAGGAGTCAGTGTGGGGGAGGGAAGTCTTTTCATCCCTCAACTGAGTTGGTGGTCGCGCCTTCTGGGGAAGGAAGTTCCCTTTTATGACTGCTGActgatttgtggccttcccttatCTTCACAGCCTTctttgtagcaggatgtttccacCATCAGTCCCTGGAGTTCTACTGATTTGTATTCCTTTGAGGAAGCACTCGTTAGTGAGGCATGCATTGCTAATACCCTCTTATCTGGCCTAAGCGTTATTTACtaccttgttaaaattctcaggtgttagtttcaAAGTCTAAACACACTATTTTACATCAGCAGCATGAGGGTCACAAAGGACAGCATATGACACCGGTGGCTGTCTGTACTTGACAGTTGATGCCTTCAGAAGCTGAAGGTGAATGTTTTGCCTGGTTTCACCTAGAATTTCAAATTTTTCCAGGACTTGGTTTGACTGGTGGTTGCAAGTATCTTTCACTAAGAATGCGAAAGGATGTAACAGTGGAACTGTCTGAGAATGTGCCCTAGGGATAGGGAGAAAACCTTGAAAATTACCAGTATGGTgagcaaaagttaaaaaacaaaacaaaacaaaaagaaataaaagtaaaatcagaTATAGCTTTTTGGCTTTTCAGGTAACAGTCTTTGGGTCTGGAGGTAATGTTTGCCTTGCATCAGCTACAAAGTTGTGCCAGTGACCCTGTAAGAACTATTACTGCTGACCTGGCAGACACAgggaatataaatatttaaagtttcaAAGGCTCAAAGTAGTGAAGTGAGACCTCTGAGAttctgctgcagcctgtggtgtTTCAGAACAGTCATCCAGTGCGTGTTATGCAGGTTTTGTTTGCTGCAATGTGTGCTTTCTGTTGCTTCACTCTCAAAGTCCACttccagcaacagcagcagaaactcTGTAGGTTTAGATTGCCTTCATTAGACCAGCGTGTATGGGGTACCTCGGAGGTGCAGTGCAAAGGGGGTAAGGTGCTACCTGTAGGAGCTTACTGAAATGCTTCCTTTAATCTTTGTAAAATTACTGTTAAGACATCAGCCCCAATTCTTTTCAGTGTTGACACAGAACTCGGTGAGTTCTCCTAGAGCATCAGCAACCCTTGCAGAGTATGAAACTGCCATGGTATAAACTCTAGACTTATGAAATGCGTCTGGTTTCATCCTTAATACTGTGGGTGCGGGAGGCTGAGGTGTCACTTTATTTGCCTGTCTTCACTTTACTCTCTTTTTGACCACCAAATCTTCAAGAGCTTTGCAGTGTAAAGCTCTACGTAGGGTTGAGAAATGCAGCCAGCATGGCAGAGGGTACCATCTTGTAAGACTGTGAGAGCAATTAGAGAAATTGGAAGAACAAAGACTAATTCTCCATCCCAGGTGGTCAAGGGCTGGAAAACATTCAGCAGCCCACAATCAGTGTCTGCACTGGCTGTATGATTGAATAGTTTCTTGAGGGACATGCAGAAAAGATCTGAAGGGAATGAAAACTAAGTCTCTTGTGGTGGTTGTGATCAGGTCTCAAAGCCTCTGTTAGTCTGAGCAAAGTATAGCAGCCTTTCTCCTACCTCTATCAGCTGATGTCAATAAAAGTCTTCTGCATGTGTGAAGTTATCCATATAGAATAACTTTTAGGGAGCCTTTTGTTTTAGCCAGTGCCCTGTTGAGGGGGCtaggggttaaaaaaaaaaaaaaaaaaagaacatgctgCTTTGAATTTAGTCAGGTTTTCTTTTATCTGAAGGGACATCATTAACTTTAATCTGTCATCTGAATGTCCAGGAAACAAGGGATCAGGAATAGCACTCAGTGCCTGGGATGCTGTTTAGACTGTTTTCAGCATACAGGCATATGATGATACTGgacaatttacattttaaattaaaacacaactTTTAATTATCAAAATTTCACtctcaaaaagaaattattattctcTTAGTTGTCTGGGAACAGAGCTGACTTGATTGCTGGGAGTGAAAGTGGTCTGCAAATAGTAATCTGACAGAAGGtctttaatttcctctttcttaaaTGGTGCCTGTCTGTTTGCAGTGTAGATTAAATTGAATACAAaccccctccctctgccccaagGTGCTTGACATCTGGAGTTTGCTGGTAGTAGGGTCAACGTTTAGTCCTTAAATTTCTCCATCTTGCCCCCTCTCAAGTTTCaaaattttttgtattttggggGATTTAACTATAACATTTGTTCTTTCTAAAAAGATGTGTATGTATGTGCCCCATATGCTTTTTCTGTCTGCTCTGCAAGCTCTCTCTGAAAATCTTCTCAAAGTTCTTCTGTCTGATTAATCAGGTGGGAAAAAATGTTATCCTGATCAGAGACATTGTGAGCTCTGCTGCTACTGTTGCAGCCAGAAGCCTTCATAAAACTGCCGATGAAATTTGTGGCTTCTTCCCAGTGCTGTGTGGTGTCTGGGTTGTCTTCCCATGAAAGCCTCTATTATTCCTGGGGATGTGGAAGGCAGCAGGCAACATGTCAGAAACACTTATTGTCTCATGTTTTGCACTTTCTCAATTTTGTTGTGCCCTGTTTTCAGTTTGAGGCAAAGGCTTTCCCCTTTCGTCATTTCTCCAGGCACCATTCACCAAAATGGCGTGTAGTACCTAGTAATTTGTGGCACGGTCCTTATCAGCCAATGCCAGGAGCTGATCTCtagaggaagggaaggatgcTTTGCTCTTTCAATAGCATGTTGTCCTTGGACTGTGCTGCCATGCCTGTTGTTTCCTTAGCACAAATGAAATGACATCTCTCTGTTCTGAATGTGCTGATAAATGAAGAGTCTCTTGGCTTCAGGAACTTGACCTCAGAGGCTTTCTGCAAAGTATTGAATTTCAGGTTTAATTCCAGTCGCTCCTCACAAGTTACAGTCTCCAGTCCAAATTGAAAATCTTGGACCGCCTCAGAAACCCAGAACTTGGGCCACTTCAGGTCTGAAAATGGTTCCGTTGCTTAAATCTACTGAAAGCAGAGATTACCCAAGAATCCTGCTTTTCAAACACCTGCCCCAAAGGAAAATACCCCATCCTTCTCCTGTTGGCTGTGACTGGTCCATTAGCACTAGGTAGGTGGTAGCTGCAGAGACGTATTACCTGTGAGTGGGGACAGTGCTGCACCCTGCTTAGGCTTGCCTTTCCTCTTGCTGGCATGTGCCTGAGCCTGCTTTCTTCACAGactttccctcttccctgttcccatcctgcccagccccagcttcTACCTCTTCCCCAGGTCCTGACTCTGCTTAGGTTGAGCACCCTCAACCCAGCCTCTGACACCGTGAATGAAGCCAATTTTGCTGTAACATGAATTGACTGGAGTGTATAATGTATCTGTGGAGAGATAGGAGAAATATTTACCAAGTGCATTACAGACTTAATGAGGAGGATTCAGAGAAGCGGAATAGCAAATATCTCCATTCTCTGGATGCCGCAAAGCAAagccagagctctgcagaggaactttcattttattaaacaattttatttttaagccccACTCAGAATACTACAATCCTGCTGGCAGCATTTCCTAGTAGCTGCTCTAAGAGGAAAATCTTTAAACCCTGTTCTCAATAGTTAAAATCACTCCTGAACTGGCTACAATGCTGTGGCTTGGCAGTTAGGAAGCAATTTTACATATTCAGGTTCTGTTGGAATATTAACTGGTCCCTGCATGCAGGAGGCAGATGGTTCCTTTTCTAAGGATGAAGTTGAAAGCTAAATGTTACCCAAACTACCACAGTGAGTTGGTGGTGAAGGGTGCAGGAAAACAATACGGACCTTGGTGCTCCAAATGTCAAGTTGTTTCCATTCAAGTTGTTTGAGCTATCTCATTCTTGTGTCTCATTACCACAACAGCAGCACGACTGATTGCAGAGAAACCACCACAGAAGCAGGTCAAACAGTGTATCAGAAGGTTTTCCTCCTTGATCTGAGAGAGTGTGGTCTTGGCACTTGTTGCAGAAAAACTGGGCATAGCACAACAGGCTCTGTTCTTGAGTATCTCCAGCTCGTTTTAAATCCTCCGCATTGTGGTGCTTTGGTGTGGCTGTAGACACAAAAGAATATTACTGGCCTCCCCGTGGCACAGACAGCAGTTGAGGATAACTGGGAAGCAGAAGGGCAGACCTTTCTGGCTACAGATGAGTGTGTCCAAAAGCCAGGAGAGAGTGTCTTCAGCTGCAGTGAGCAAGGAGAATGAACGTACAGAAGAGGCTCTGGCTTTTGACCGACCAAAGTTTCAATCGGTGCTTTTGATCATGTTCCCAGTGCTGAAATCCAAGTTGGCTGGTAAAAAATGCCCACCCCTTTTTGGAATATGCGCCCACATCCACCTCTCTCAAAGCAGTGCTTGGGTGGAATGGCACACATGTGGTGTGGTACTAGCCAGTAATGTGGCCCTGGCAAGGTTCCTGTTTGGCACTGTGTCTGCTTGTCCCGCCCCAGGCACAGCTTGTTCCTACCACGGTCTTTGTCCTCATGTGCAGCTCTACCAACTGGCACAGAAACTCTTTCCGCTCAACACACAAACCTGTTGAGCGTACCATGGCTCAACAGGTTCCTTTTCTAGGATCTTGCAGCAACAATGGGGAATGAATCCCCTGACCATCAAGGTCCACATCTGGGCTGTGGTTGGTATTGTGCCTTAGAAAAGTGCTGCCTTTATGGGTCTTTGCCTTAAAGTACTTGCAGTGTGAGTGATACATACCCGACTCCATCAGTCAACCAAGGAGTCAGATCCCCACAGTGTGCAACCTTGTGATTGGCTGCCATCCTGCAATCTGACAACCTAACAACCAGAGCAACTTTATCCTCATCCTTATTAAACCTGAGTCCCGGTCTTTCCTTGAGTGCTTGTCATTTGGAAAGTTCTTGAAATGACCCTGTGCTATATAATTCAAGTAGAACTGTGATTTGAAGGTTAATGAAGGAATTTCACGCAGGGGATCTTCAAAATGAATATGGTTAGATGCATCTCTGCCTTGTGAACTGTCAGCAATGGGTCAACTTGTTTGAAGACAGCTGTTTCCCTCCTGACTCCCGTGGACAACGTTTAGGCACTTAAAACCCAGATGCATCTCTGAATCTTGCTAGAAGTGTTTCAGTGGCTCTGTTGTGGGGTAGTTGTGGTAGAGCAATAAGGTAGGCTGCCTGTATCTGGAAACCAAGACTAGCAAGTGCTGTGTGTTGGAGAGGGTATAGCGAACACTTTGCCCCATTGCAGTCTGGTTCTGGTTAGCTAAGTGCTGAGGTGTCATGTCCAGCTCATCCTTATGATGTTTTCAGTACTGTAGTCATGCTGTAATTTTCCAAAAAATCCCATTAATTTCTGTGCTGAAACTGAAGCTTGAGCATCAAGGGGATCTGACAGGGGAAACCAAGTGTCCACAGCCACTCACTTGTTTGGTTtgctgggctcagccttggcaaGAGCCAAAGCAATTTGGTACAAGCTCTCTGGCTTGTACCAAACAGCAGAGGTTCCAGGAGCTTGCAAGACAAAGAGACCTGGGGTGACCCAATGGTCTGCTGTGTGCCTTGTGTCAGGGGGGCTTCTGCTGGATGCTTGAGCCTGCAGGGTGGTGGTGTCAGACCAGTCCACATGGGTGGATTCCCATTCCATGCCGGGGAATCGCCCCCTCCTCGGGGAATGCCAGCTTGTAAGTGCTGTCAGTTGCTTCCAAGACACAAAGGTACCAGTCCAGTGCTAAGGAAGGAGTTCACTCACCAGCTTTAAAAGTATAACTAATGGCTAACAATGAACAAAATAACTAGGTTTTGCCTTTGGCTATGGAGATATCAGGAAAACAACACTGCAGCCCATCTCTTATCAGAGAACTACCTCTAAATGGAGAAAAGCTGACAGCAAATATTTACTCTCAGATCAATTCTGTTTAAAGTGCAATGTTTGTAGCAGAGCTTGAACACAGGAAGGTCAGGTGTAGGATCAAGGCTGCATTTATATAAAGCCAGAGGAATATGCACTGGAAACCCTAgcttagaaaaggaaaagaccaGAGGATTTTGAAAGTCACGCCATGAGTATCTTAATTTTTGTCCTCACAGTGAGCATTTTCTCGTGTTCAGGTAAGTTGCTTAGAATGGAACCACATCCTCTTTCTTACGATGGTTTAGGAAGGAAAAGTACAAGACTACACCAAACTTCTAATGGAACTATGCCTCTGTCTCAGGGTTTCCAGTGTACGACTACGAACTCCCTGTCACAGAAGAGGCTCTCAATGCTTCCATTGCAAGGGTCAATTCTCAGTCTTGGGGGACAAACCTGTACGGTGTTGTCAGGAGCCATGTCACAAGAGTAAGTGCGCAGACAACGGAGATCCTTTACCTGAAGTATGCTTTGCTGTGGTGCAAAACTCTTTTTCACCCAACCCTGGAAACCCAGATTTAGTTGGGGTTTTCTGATGTTGCTTGGATGAGGGTGGGTTTGGGGCATTGTCTGAAGCTATCGCTTTAGGAACCTAAACATTCTTTGTATGTTggtttgtaattaaaaaattattgagGAGTTCAAATTTTGCACCTCTAGAGTAGAAAACTTTGTGAAATGTCTTGTAAGATTTTGTTCaaaactgctgtttttaaatacctccagctAACAGCTTTGCTTTGGGCATAAAGTAACCTGGTTTATCTGAAGGTCTCAGCTGAATGTCTGCACTGTTAATTAAATGCCACCACAGACAGCTTTAGGATTCTTTTCTCTAATCTGTGTTTACATCATCTGCCTCTCTCTACACATCAATTCTGGTTTGAATCTACTAGTGTCTAAATGCAGGCAGGAAACCCTTATCCATTTGTGTTGCTATGAATTATATTGCATGCTCAGAGTTAAGGAGTTAAAGCTTCCTAATTTAAAGTTAGCATGTCCATGTTCCTGAGCATCCTCAGAACCATTTTGTTTCTATAGATGGCGTCTTCTGCAAGAATGAATGACAAGATGACTTTTGGATTGAtctagtttggaaaaaaaatgtgcttaaaAGCAgtgggggttttgtggtttatatttttttgttgagTCTCCCATCTGGATtagagaaggagagaagaaaatccTGTGTCAACAAAAGCAACTCTCTGAAGCTTGCAGTGTAGCAATGCACGCTGCTCATTGAGGCACTCGACCTGACAGGGACGACTCTATAAACTGTGTTAATTCAGTTGCTTGTAGTTGCGTGATTTACTTTCCAAGTCATGTATTTGCAATAGACTTCCCAGCAGCCTAGATATCCGAAACAGAGCTGTTAGCACCCTGGTTCCCACAGAAGAGGGGGTAGCATGCATGAGTAATCTACCTTTGACAGCTATAGTCCCCTCAACTAACTCTGAGCAGTAGGAGGATCCCATACTGGGCTGTGGGGTTTCAGTGAAACTCCTGTGGAAAGCTGTTCTATGTTGCTGTTACCAAATCTGCCTAAGAGTTACTCCTGACCACAATAAAATACCCTTTCTCACATGCAGTAATCTGCTCTAAATTGGACACTGAGCCACAGTGCCCTTATGTCTTACTTCTGCATTACAAAGAAGCAAGATCACCATGTAGTGGGCATATAAGAATGACAGGCACTAATTAGATGTTGCGTTGACCTTCCTTTTACCAGGTTGACATGTGGAACAGCAATGCTTATAGACTAGAGCTGCAGTTCAGCATCCGTGAAACTGTGTGCACAAAAGCTTCAGGGAGAGACCCGTTCACATGTGACTTCAAAATTGGGCCTTTTGTGGTAAGTGCATCTGGTGTGAATGTGAAACCCCCCTTCCATGCAGGATGTTCTCAGGGCATGTTGAAACACTACTGCTGAAGAATGACTGgctttatgaaaacaaaaccaaacccaaacaaatacaACCTACATCATGGATTAGGTGTTAGATGGGAAGGGTCACTGCTGGGAAGCTCTTCTGCCTGGTCAGTGGGGAATAGAGAAATTGCTCGGAGCTGAAAAGAGA
Coding sequences within it:
- the SPP2 gene encoding secreted phosphoprotein 24, with translation MSILIFVLTVSIFSCSGFPVYDYELPVTEEALNASIARVNSQSWGTNLYGVVRSHVTRVDMWNSNAYRLELQFSIRETVCTKASGRDPFTCDFKIGPFVPTAFCRSVVEVSDEVISNIIVQCHRGTSSSESMSSEEMMHVPIMNPNRRGSSHREDVFAPEAFPSRGRGGGRGGWHKPSYSSRDKIE